Proteins encoded by one window of Canis lupus dingo isolate Sandy chromosome 10, ASM325472v2, whole genome shotgun sequence:
- the SYNGR1 gene encoding synaptogyrin-1 isoform X2, whose amino-acid sequence MVVSYFSKIGKYKEVKTDHKNPQDTPEAPLVESGPRHPQFQGRQKVFSIVVFGSIVNEGYLNSNSGGETFCIYNRNPSACSYGVTVGVLAFLTCLLYLALDVYFPQISSVKDRKKAVLSDIGVSAFWAFLWFVGFCFLANQWQVSKPKDNPMNEGTDAARAAITFSFFSIFTWAGQAVLAFQRYQIGADSALFSQDYMDPSQDSSMPYAPYVEPSAGPDPAGMGGTYQQPANAFDTEPQGYQSQGY is encoded by the exons ATGGTAGTTTCTTACTTTAgcaaaattggaaaatacaaagaagtgAAAACAGACCATAAAAATCCCCAGGACACACCCGAGGCTCCACTTGTTGAGTCTGGGCCTCGTCACCCTCAGTTTCAGGGGAGGCAAAAG GTGTTCTCCATCGTGGTGTTCGGCTCCATTGTGAACGAGGGCTACCTCAACAGCAACTCGGGAGGCGAGACGTTCTGCATCTACAACCGCAACCCCAGCGCCTGCAGCTACGGTGTGACCGTGGGTGTGCTCGCCTTCCTCACCTGCCTGCTCTACCTGGCCCTGGACGTGTACTTCCCGCAGATCAGCAGCGTCAAGGACCGCAAGAAGGCCGTCCTGTCTGACATTGGGGTCTCAG CCTTCTGGGCCTTCCTCTGGTTTGTGGGCTTCTGCTTCCTGGCCAACCAGTGGCAGGTGTCCAAGCCCAAGGACAACCCGATGAATGAAGGGACAGATGCGGCCCGAGCCGCCAtcaccttctccttcttctccatcttcacatgg GCGGGCCAGGCTGTGCTGGCTTTCCAGCGGTACCAGATTGGCGCCGACTCGGCCCTCTTCTCCCAGGACTACATGGACCCCAGCCAGGACTCCAGCATGCCTTACGCCCCCTACGTGGAGCCCAGCGCCGGGCCAGACCCTGCTGGCATGGGCGGTACCTACCAGCAGCCGGCCAACGCCTTTGACACCGAGCCCCAGGGCTACCAGTCGCAGGGCTACTGA
- the SYNGR1 gene encoding synaptogyrin-1 isoform X5, giving the protein MVVSYFSKIGKYKEVKTDHKNPQDTPEAPLVESGPRHPQFQGRQKVFSIVVFGSIVNEGYLNSNSGGETFCIYNRNPSACSYGVTVGVLAFLTCLLYLALDVYFPQISSVKDRKKAVLSDIGVSAFWAFLWFVGFCFLANQWQVSKPKDNPMNEGTDAARAAITFSFFSIFTWSLTAALAVRRFKDLTFQEEYSTLFPASAQP; this is encoded by the exons ATGGTAGTTTCTTACTTTAgcaaaattggaaaatacaaagaagtgAAAACAGACCATAAAAATCCCCAGGACACACCCGAGGCTCCACTTGTTGAGTCTGGGCCTCGTCACCCTCAGTTTCAGGGGAGGCAAAAG GTGTTCTCCATCGTGGTGTTCGGCTCCATTGTGAACGAGGGCTACCTCAACAGCAACTCGGGAGGCGAGACGTTCTGCATCTACAACCGCAACCCCAGCGCCTGCAGCTACGGTGTGACCGTGGGTGTGCTCGCCTTCCTCACCTGCCTGCTCTACCTGGCCCTGGACGTGTACTTCCCGCAGATCAGCAGCGTCAAGGACCGCAAGAAGGCCGTCCTGTCTGACATTGGGGTCTCAG CCTTCTGGGCCTTCCTCTGGTTTGTGGGCTTCTGCTTCCTGGCCAACCAGTGGCAGGTGTCCAAGCCCAAGGACAACCCGATGAATGAAGGGACAGATGCGGCCCGAGCCGCCAtcaccttctccttcttctccatcttcacatgg AGCCTGACCGCAGCCCTGGCCGTACGGAGATTCAAGGACCTTACCTTCCAGGAGGAGTACAGCACACTGTTTCCCGCCTCGGCACAGCCATAG